The proteins below come from a single Papaver somniferum cultivar HN1 chromosome 11, ASM357369v1, whole genome shotgun sequence genomic window:
- the LOC113324984 gene encoding uncharacterized protein LOC113324984, which yields MYIAATEDAVNAVLVKTNTKVEQSIYYVIKTLNPAERNYTKIEKLILALVWATQKLRTYFLTHHVRVPCKAPLEAFLKSAGKLGRIAKWNTHLDKFNIIHEIQTSQKSQVLEDFLTDLPLVNDKEVKDILEAGEDGKDPVDILEPSSQRRLKIFIDGSRNREGAGIGIVITSPTGDRNVYAIRLEFKGHTNNIVEYEAIVHSLRIIIIEMGITDVRLTSDSQLVIRQIELEYNVYDDTLSAYMALVQTLASQISSIKFRHLCRKYLRHADALAYISSMMKYESVKDIKVTRVYEPSITPQQSFATNREDDVREDIDDGNVREDISEDFIEDDIMTRAKEDGDFSSEEYWRTEIHLYLEEGTLPADLKQARKIQSKAEIYDLRDGVLYKKSFLGPLLRCLSREEGHRILKDNHRGDAGNHNGMISLADKAKCRGTTGHR from the coding sequence atgtacatagcagcaaccgaaGATGCGGTCAACGCGGTCCTTGTCAAAACTAACACGAAGGTTGAGCAGTCAATCTACTACGTCATCAAGACTCTCAACCCGGCGGAAAGAAATTACACGAAGATTGAGAAGCTCATACTAGCATTAGTATGGGCGACCCAAAAGCTAAGAACCTATTTCTTGACTCATCATGTTCGGGTCCCATGTAAAGCACCGTTGGAAGCTTTCCTCAAGAGCGCAGGGAAATTAGGAAGGATAGCAAAATGGAACACTCATCTGGATAAATTCAACATTATCCACGAGATCCAAACTTCCCAAAAGTCACAAGTCTTAGAGGATTTTTTGACGGACTTACCTCTGGTTAACGACAAAGAAGTGAAAGACATACTAGAAGCAGGAGAGGACGGGAAAGATCCAGTCGATATACTCGAACCCTCAAGCCAAAGAAGATTGAAAATATTCATCGATGGGTCGAGGAATAGAGAGGGCGCAGGCATAGGCATCGTGATTACCTCTCCCACCGGAGACAGGAACGTGTATGCAATAAGAttggaattcaaggggcataccaacaacatcgtagaGTACGAAGCTATAGTACATTCCCTCCGGATaataataatagaaatggggATAACGGATGTACGCCTAACAAGTGATTCTCAGTTGGTCATTCGGCAAATAGAACTAGAATACAACgtctacgatgacaccctctccgcATACATGGCTTTGGTTCAGACCTTAGCCTCCCAGATATCAAGCATCAAGTTCCGACACCTGTGTAGAAAATATCTCAGGCATGCTGACGCCTtggcatacatatcatccatgatGAAATATGAGAGCGTTAAAGACATAAAAGTAACAAGAGTATATGAACCTTCAATCACCCCACAACAGTCCTTCGCTACGAATCGTGAAGACGATGTACGGGAGGACATTGATGACGGCAACGTAAGGGaggatatttctgaagatttcaTCGAAGATGATATCATGACGAGGGCGAAAGAAGATGGGGACTTTAGCAGCGAAGAATACTGGAGAACCGAGATTCACCTCTACCTTGAAGAAGGTACGCTACCTGCAGACCTGAAGCAAGCCAGAAAGATACAATCAAAGGCAGAGATATACGATCTTCGTGATGGAGTCCTGTACaaaaaatccttcctcggaccactACTACGATGTTTATCAAGAGAGGAAGGGCATCGTATTTTGAAAGATAACCATAGAGGGGACGCAGGTAACCACAACGGAATGATATCTTTGGCGGATAAAGCAAAATGCAGGGGTACTACTGGCCACagatga